In the genome of Drosophila kikkawai strain 14028-0561.14 chromosome 2R, DkikHiC1v2, whole genome shotgun sequence, the window GCTTACGCCTCCTCCGCCAGCCACACCTGGAACTGGACCTCCACCTGCCGCACCTGAGCCACTGACAGCGCTGACCGCTTCACGGGCCCCGGCAGCCGCAGCTGCcgcagctgctgccgccgcctggaGATGAACGGCCGAGTTGGGAGTGGGTGGGGATCGGGTGGCCATGGCACTGCGCAGGCTGCTGGCCGAGTGCAGGTGCTTGGCGCTCAGCTCAGTAGCCCTCGAATTGCCGCACACCttgaagaaaaacaaatgcaaaatttGTTAGAGTTTAGTCTTAAGTTAAGAGTAAAATTCTtcctaatttatttgtttttaatagatAGTGTTTATAAGCAAGCTTCTCACCTGGTGATGACTATCCCAGTCCCTGTACTGACATGAGGCGCTGCAGTATCGTGCCATGTTGCAGCCGGAGCAGGTTTCGGTGGCCTTGCGACCGCAGTTCCAGCACTGCTGCTGCAGATTGCTGCCCTGAAGGAGGAGAATAATTAATCAGAATTTTCTATTTGTAATAAGTAGACTTACATTTTGGGCACTGGTCATTGACGGCGACTTGTTGTCCAAATCTCGCTCACCGCTGGAATGACGACTCATCTCCATAAAGAACTTCTCCATACGAAGACGCTCCTGGGTCATGATTTCCGCGGCTCGCGTTTCGGCGGCCACCACTGCTCTTTGGATCTCTATGACAGCTTGTCGCTTGACCTGAAAATCGAgttaaataatgtttaataattaataattataattaatagtCTTAATTCCTTAACCCACCTGTGTGACGGCATCCTCGGCATTCCTTTTAAACTCGGCCACCTTCTCCTCTGTCTGCCGTCGCAGCTCAGCCATGGCTGCCGGAGTCACCTCCTGACCACTGTTCGGATGCTGTGGCTCGATGCCCCGCTGCTGCAGAATCGTAATGGCCCGCTTGGTCTTGTCCACCATGGCCGAGATGCAGTTAAGCATGGTATGGATGTTCTTCCACTCCTCCTCCCCACCCGCTCCCGCCCCGGGTGCAGCTGCATTGGGATTGGGGTTTGGATTCGGGTTAGGATTGGGATTTCCCGCACGCTGTGGTGGAGCTGGATGCCTGGCCTGGGCTTCGCTCATCCGCAGATCTCGCTCGTCACGCTGCAGGAAGGCCGCCGCAGAGGGCAGACCCTCGGCAGAGACTCCATAGTCCCCATAGACCACGGAGTGACCAGGATGCAGGGTCAGCCGCTTGCTAGGAGGCGGAGGATAGCCCGCTCCACCGCTGGCCATATATTCACTCCACTCTTGCAGGCCATTGTGGCCACCGTGCTCCATCATGGAGTCCGAGGAGCGACGCTTGAAGACGCCACTGCCGCCGTTGGAAGTCGGTGCCTCCAGCTGGATAAATATGTCTCCAAACTCGGCACTCGGTACTCCGTGGGGAGTAAACTCCATTACGGCCTGCTCGTTGTTGGTGACGTACTGCAGCGCGGACTGGTTGGTGGCCCGGGCCATGGCCAGGATTTCACGCTGTACCAACGCAATGCTGTTTTTTAGCAGTGGCACCACATAGGGTCGCAGTGGCAGGTTGATGGCCTCCTGCAGGGCCAGCCTGAACTCCTCCACTGAAATACTGCCACAGCAGAGCGATAGCACTAGGGCTCGTACCCGCTCACTCACTTCCGGCTGCCCGAGTTCCTGCGAGAACTGCACCAAGGCGCCCAGAAACTTACGCATCTTGGACACCAGACGCGCCTGCTCCACGTGggcagctgctgcggctgcggcggcggctgccaGGGAAGCGGCATGCTGTCCGCCCGGTGTGGGCGTTGGAGATGTGCCCGAAGAACCCATGCCGCCTCCATTTACCACCGGGGAAACGCTAGAAGTCCGCTGCGGTCGTTGGTGGAGCTGCAGGGGCGAGTGGGGCGAGCGGGGAGCCAGGCTGCGCGAGCTGTCTGGCGGCGAGTCCGGCGGAGTTCGGCAAAGGCGATCCCGTTCCCGTTCACGTTCCCTttccctctccctttcccGCTCGCTCCGGCTGGAGGATGTGTGGCTGCtgtccttgctgctgctggacgaggaggagctctTGTCCccaccgctgctgctgctgccgctgctgttggctaAGAGAGGGATGGAGGAGAAAACAGAGTCAGGTTGTTAGTTGCATGTCGAGTGCGAACAAGGGAAACAAGTGCAAGTCCAAGCTCGAGACCGAGGACAGGATGTGCAGCCCGGGCGCATTACAAATGCATTAGCAGAAAGCCCAGGGAGGAGCGGAAATATATATGTGCCACCGACCACAACAAGCTACAGCACTTGTCCCACAGAACTGGCCCGACCGGAGTGGCAAGTACACAGATCCAGCCAGTCAGCCGGCCAGTTAGCCAGCCAACCAACTGCCGGCattaacaaatttgtttgaaCATGGGAAATAAATTAGCAAACATTTTTGGCCCGGCCAAAGTGTACTGCTGTGCTGCTCTGCTGTGGTTTCGGCCCAGTCAGGCAAGCAAATCAAGCACCACATAACGCACTAATTGCAGGGCCAGCGAGGGAGCGGCTTTCGATGAGGATGTTGATGGTTCGAGGAGCAGTGGGCACAACACATTGCGGTACGTGCTGTCCTATCGCATCCATGATCCTGCCAGAGCGATGGCGTAGCTCAAAAATGAAAAGCTTAACGCAAATCCGCAGTGCGCATCTGGACggagaagctgctgctgggaaAGCCAGTAGCCAGGCGACAAATAAGTCAGAGAGGGAATTGGTACTAGGATTTGGAGTATATTATTTACTACTAAGGAagcttataatttttaaattgggttttacttaacaaaaatatatattttttttttattatttataaagagGATCTTTAGTCAGGAACCAATTACGttataataaactattttccTTCTCTCAAAGGTATTTCCCTCAAAAGGTATTTAAATTCccattgttttcctttttcatttaaaataaaaccaaaaatgctAAGGACACACTTGTCGCCTGCGAtggccaaacacacacaaactttGTTTGCACAAGCTAATGGAAATTGTTTATGGGTGTGGGTTGCCGGGTTGTCGGGTTGATGGCTATTGGGTGCTGGGTGGATGTGCGGATGGGTGGCTTACAGACACTGTGGGTGGCGAATGCTGCTGATGACCATGATGATGAGGACGATGATGACGACAACAACGAGGACTATGGGAATGGCAGTCAGTtgatgttgccgctgctgctgctgctgctgctgctgtgcggCTGCTGCACGGTTTGCTTTTGTGATAATGATTGTGGATACAGCTGCAACTGGCTGTGTTTTCACAGCCATTCAGGCACGCCACCGCCATGCCAATCGAAGggacacacacagacactggCGCACTGGATACCCACCACTCCGTGGGCCGGAGCAGGCACATGGATGGCCGGAGACATCAGTCAACCGAGTCGTTGGCGGCTCTTATCAAACGCCAAACATAGACAATGATGGATCACATGGTCTCCGTTCCCATTCCTCTAGCCATCCTGATCACATTGCCAGTTGTTCCCACCACTCGAAACCCCTTTTTCCTGGCTTAATTGGCTGGCATTGCCACATTCCCGCATCCCTTTTGCCAGCTCTGCCCTCTCCTGCCTTGGCTGGTGtacaattgtaaaatattgcaCTTGACCGGGCTTAAAAGtttcggtttgttttggtttggtCCTGTTGTGGGAAAACCTCAACTGACCCAAAGTTGGTGCGCCCAGGGAGACCGACCGACCGAGCAGCAGCTGCTACCAAGAAAGCCCACGCAAAACCGAAAAACTATTTACGAAATTCTGTGTTGACAATTCACATATTTTCTAAAACATAATGTTGGCCACTTTTTGCGGTGGAGTGAGGGAGATGGACTAGAGGAGAGAAAGAGTTGGAGAGTGAGAGGTTCCAACTGCTGGCCCAACATTTGCCAGCATCATGAGCTCCCTCCAGCAGTGGCATCGATTTAAggttacgtatacgcagcgtggTCCCAGTCTCGACCAGCCTGCATCCTAACGCTACGGTCTCTATGCAGGCAGAGAAAAATATAGCAAGTTTATTGTATATAAACTATTATcagtaattaatttaagatttatCTGAAAAGCAGGCCTTAATTATtgaatgatttaaaaattgttttaaataatttctccAGCTTGGAAGGAAATAGGTCTTTAagcttgatttatttagataaAGTCATACAGTTATTATAAGTTCTTGACGAATTTTAAACTGATattgatttataattaaaatattttccttcttggttttatttattatgttttaaatCGACTTTCAATACTAATCTTAAGACAATATACTTCTAATCCAACTCCCTTAattttct includes:
- the nvy gene encoding protein CBFA2T3 isoform X2, with product MALDGKAIIKEEITDKDAYDAAAAAAVAAGAALAVATAAVQSVQVPPASSSSSSAGSASAAAAAAAASNNTAAAAATAAAISRRLKANSSGSSSSGGDKSSSSSSSSKDSSHTSSSRSERERERERERERERDRLCRTPPDSPPDSSRSLAPRSPHSPLQLHQRPQRTSSVSPVVNGGGMGSSGTSPTPTPGGQHAASLAAAAAAAAAAHVEQARLVSKMRKFLGALVQFSQELGQPEVSERVRALVLSLCCGSISVEEFRLALQEAINLPLRPYVVPLLKNSIALVQREILAMARATNQSALQYVTNNEQAVMEFTPHGVPSAEFGDIFIQLEAPTSNGGSGVFKRRSSDSMMEHGGHNGLQEWSEYMASGGAGYPPPPSKRLTLHPGHSVVYGDYGVSAEGLPSAAAFLQRDERDLRMSEAQARHPAPPQRAGNPNPNPNPNPNPNAAAPGAGAGGEEEWKNIHTMLNCISAMVDKTKRAITILQQRGIEPQHPNSGQEVTPAAMAELRRQTEEKVAEFKRNAEDAVTQVKRQAVIEIQRAVVAAETRAAEIMTQERLRMEKFFMEMSRHSSGERDLDNKSPSMTSAQNGSNLQQQCWNCGRKATETCSGCNMARYCSASCQYRDWDSHHQVCGNSRATELSAKHLHSASSLRSAMATRSPPTPNSAVHLQAAAAAAAAAAAGAREAVSAVSGSGAAGGGPVPGVAGGGGVSSGGAGGGGGGTNGGSSAAAAVAAATPGALVANGLGSK
- the nvy gene encoding protein CBFA2T3 isoform X1, giving the protein MMALDGKAIIKEEITDKDAYDAAAAAAVAAGAALAVATAAVQSVQVPPASSSSSSAGSASAAAAAAAASNNTAAAAATAAAISRRLKANSSGSSSSGGDKSSSSSSSSKDSSHTSSSRSERERERERERERERDRLCRTPPDSPPDSSRSLAPRSPHSPLQLHQRPQRTSSVSPVVNGGGMGSSGTSPTPTPGGQHAASLAAAAAAAAAAHVEQARLVSKMRKFLGALVQFSQELGQPEVSERVRALVLSLCCGSISVEEFRLALQEAINLPLRPYVVPLLKNSIALVQREILAMARATNQSALQYVTNNEQAVMEFTPHGVPSAEFGDIFIQLEAPTSNGGSGVFKRRSSDSMMEHGGHNGLQEWSEYMASGGAGYPPPPSKRLTLHPGHSVVYGDYGVSAEGLPSAAAFLQRDERDLRMSEAQARHPAPPQRAGNPNPNPNPNPNPNAAAPGAGAGGEEEWKNIHTMLNCISAMVDKTKRAITILQQRGIEPQHPNSGQEVTPAAMAELRRQTEEKVAEFKRNAEDAVTQVKRQAVIEIQRAVVAAETRAAEIMTQERLRMEKFFMEMSRHSSGERDLDNKSPSMTSAQNGSNLQQQCWNCGRKATETCSGCNMARYCSASCQYRDWDSHHQVCGNSRATELSAKHLHSASSLRSAMATRSPPTPNSAVHLQAAAAAAAAAAAGAREAVSAVSGSGAAGGGPVPGVAGGGGVSSGGAGGGGGGTNGGSSAAAAVAAATPGALVANGLGSK